A portion of the Glycine max cultivar Williams 82 chromosome 10, Glycine_max_v4.0, whole genome shotgun sequence genome contains these proteins:
- the LOC100794581 gene encoding uncharacterized protein isoform X1, with protein MLVRRRVMSWRRVAKALQALVAHVLLFTFTITLALKLDHVIRHSWWKVFFPLWAFHAVVARGRFSLPAPSMPHDRQWAPFHSLVATPLLVAFELLLCMHLGSSYVMNLRIVFMPLIFLEMAILFDNVRMCRALMPGDDENLTDEAVWETLPHFWISISMVFFIAATVFTLLKICGGGNELTRCHTFLWMKPGDVAALGWWDLFINFGIAQCFAFLVCTKWHNPTIHGGCHITEPCSSSNTIRYLDFRTGGLVVYTDEDRQQNGFCNLQDIGGHIMKIPFIGFQILLFMHLEGTPSSAKNLPHWVIFSPLFLLQGAGVLFAAYRLIEKIVLLLYCGDIPERYSAIASKSRECFGFFRRGSRLLGWWSIDEGSREEEARLFCAGSPGYNTFTPDTVKKMPRADLVEEIWRLQAALGEQTQVTKFSQDEYERLQNEKILCRICFEEQINVVLLPCRHHILCSTCCEKCKRCPVCRGPIEERMPVYDV; from the exons ATGCTGGTTCGGAGAAGGGTGATGAGTTGGAGAAGGGTGGCGAAGGCCCTTCAGGCTCTGGTAGCTCATGTCTTACTTTTCACCTTCACTATTACCCTTGCTCTCAAGCTTGATCATGTCATTCGTCACTCATGGTG GAAGGTATTTTTTCCTCTATGGGCTTTTCATGCTGTGGTAGCACGAGGCAGGTTTTCCTTGCCTGCTCCTTCGATGCCTCATGATCGCCAA TGGGCTCCTTTTCATTCACTCGTAGCAACTCCACTACTTGTTGCATTTGAGCTACTTCTTTGTATGCATCTCGGGAGCAGTTATG TGATGAATTTAAGGATTGTCTTCATGCCCCTGATATTTCTTGAAATGGCGATTTTGTTTGATAACGTCAG GATGTGTAGGGCTTTGATGCCTGGAGATGATGAAAATCTGACCGACGAAGCAGTATGGGAAACTCTTCCG CACTTCTGGATTTCAATATCCATGGTCTTCTTTATTGCTGCCACTGTGTTCACCCTTCTAAAGATATGTG GTGGAGGAAACGAGTTAACTCGCTGTCATACTTTTTTATGGATGAAACCGG GTGATGTTGCAGCTCTAGGATGGTGGGACTTGTTTATTAACTTCGG CATTGCACAGTGCTTTGCGTTTCTTGTTTGTACAAAGTGGCACAATCCAACTATTCATGGAGGCTGTCATATTACAGAACCATGCTCATCGTCAAATACCATAAGATACCTAGACTTTAGGACAGGAGGCTTAGTTGTTTACACAGATGAAGATAGACAGCAAAATGGGTTCTGCAATCTACAGGATATCGGTGGGCATATTATGAAAATTCCATTCATTGGTTTCCAAATACTTCTTTTTATGCATTTAGAG ggAACACCATCCAGTGCAAAGAATCTGCCCCACTGGGTCATTTTTTCCCCACTTTTTTTGTTGCAAGGAGCTGGGGTTTTATTTGCAGCTTATAGATTAATAGAGAAGATAGTTCTTCTACTCTACTGTGGAGATATTCCTGAAAGATACTCAGCCATAGCATCAAAATCCCGTGAGTGCTTTGGGTTCTTTCGACGTGGGTCAAG GTTGCTTGGTTGGTGGTCAATAGATGAAGGAAGTAGAGAGGAAGAAGCTAGACTTTTTTGTGCTGGGAGTCCTGG GTATAATACTTTCACCCCTGATACGGTGAAGAAAATGCCTAGGGCAGATCTGGTTGAGGAG ATTTGGAGACTACAAGCTGCATTGGGCGAGCAGACACAAGTTACAAAATTTAGCCAGGATGAGTATGAAAGACTTCAAAAT GAGAAGATCTTATGCAGAATTTGCTTCGAGGAGCAGATTAATGTGGTCCTACTTCCCTGCAGGCATCACATTCTTTGCAG
- the LOC100794581 gene encoding uncharacterized protein isoform X2 — MLVRRRVMSWRRVAKALQALVAHVLLFTFTITLALKLDHVIRHSWWKVFFPLWAFHAVVARGRFSLPAPSMPHDRQWAPFHSLVATPLLVAFELLLCMHLGSSYVMNLRIVFMPLIFLEMAILFDNVRMCRALMPGDDENLTDEAVWETLPHFWISISMVFFIAATVFTLLKICGDVAALGWWDLFINFGIAQCFAFLVCTKWHNPTIHGGCHITEPCSSSNTIRYLDFRTGGLVVYTDEDRQQNGFCNLQDIGGHIMKIPFIGFQILLFMHLEGTPSSAKNLPHWVIFSPLFLLQGAGVLFAAYRLIEKIVLLLYCGDIPERYSAIASKSRECFGFFRRGSRLLGWWSIDEGSREEEARLFCAGSPGYNTFTPDTVKKMPRADLVEEIWRLQAALGEQTQVTKFSQDEYERLQNEKILCRICFEEQINVVLLPCRHHILCSTCCEKCKRCPVCRGPIEERMPVYDV, encoded by the exons ATGCTGGTTCGGAGAAGGGTGATGAGTTGGAGAAGGGTGGCGAAGGCCCTTCAGGCTCTGGTAGCTCATGTCTTACTTTTCACCTTCACTATTACCCTTGCTCTCAAGCTTGATCATGTCATTCGTCACTCATGGTG GAAGGTATTTTTTCCTCTATGGGCTTTTCATGCTGTGGTAGCACGAGGCAGGTTTTCCTTGCCTGCTCCTTCGATGCCTCATGATCGCCAA TGGGCTCCTTTTCATTCACTCGTAGCAACTCCACTACTTGTTGCATTTGAGCTACTTCTTTGTATGCATCTCGGGAGCAGTTATG TGATGAATTTAAGGATTGTCTTCATGCCCCTGATATTTCTTGAAATGGCGATTTTGTTTGATAACGTCAG GATGTGTAGGGCTTTGATGCCTGGAGATGATGAAAATCTGACCGACGAAGCAGTATGGGAAACTCTTCCG CACTTCTGGATTTCAATATCCATGGTCTTCTTTATTGCTGCCACTGTGTTCACCCTTCTAAAGATATGTG GTGATGTTGCAGCTCTAGGATGGTGGGACTTGTTTATTAACTTCGG CATTGCACAGTGCTTTGCGTTTCTTGTTTGTACAAAGTGGCACAATCCAACTATTCATGGAGGCTGTCATATTACAGAACCATGCTCATCGTCAAATACCATAAGATACCTAGACTTTAGGACAGGAGGCTTAGTTGTTTACACAGATGAAGATAGACAGCAAAATGGGTTCTGCAATCTACAGGATATCGGTGGGCATATTATGAAAATTCCATTCATTGGTTTCCAAATACTTCTTTTTATGCATTTAGAG ggAACACCATCCAGTGCAAAGAATCTGCCCCACTGGGTCATTTTTTCCCCACTTTTTTTGTTGCAAGGAGCTGGGGTTTTATTTGCAGCTTATAGATTAATAGAGAAGATAGTTCTTCTACTCTACTGTGGAGATATTCCTGAAAGATACTCAGCCATAGCATCAAAATCCCGTGAGTGCTTTGGGTTCTTTCGACGTGGGTCAAG GTTGCTTGGTTGGTGGTCAATAGATGAAGGAAGTAGAGAGGAAGAAGCTAGACTTTTTTGTGCTGGGAGTCCTGG GTATAATACTTTCACCCCTGATACGGTGAAGAAAATGCCTAGGGCAGATCTGGTTGAGGAG ATTTGGAGACTACAAGCTGCATTGGGCGAGCAGACACAAGTTACAAAATTTAGCCAGGATGAGTATGAAAGACTTCAAAAT GAGAAGATCTTATGCAGAATTTGCTTCGAGGAGCAGATTAATGTGGTCCTACTTCCCTGCAGGCATCACATTCTTTGCAG
- the LOC100794581 gene encoding uncharacterized protein isoform X3 → MMNLRIVFMPLIFLEMAILFDNVRMCRALMPGDDENLTDEAVWETLPHFWISISMVFFIAATVFTLLKICGGGNELTRCHTFLWMKPGDVAALGWWDLFINFGIAQCFAFLVCTKWHNPTIHGGCHITEPCSSSNTIRYLDFRTGGLVVYTDEDRQQNGFCNLQDIGGHIMKIPFIGFQILLFMHLEGTPSSAKNLPHWVIFSPLFLLQGAGVLFAAYRLIEKIVLLLYCGDIPERYSAIASKSRECFGFFRRGSRLLGWWSIDEGSREEEARLFCAGSPGYNTFTPDTVKKMPRADLVEEIWRLQAALGEQTQVTKFSQDEYERLQNEKILCRICFEEQINVVLLPCRHHILCSTCCEKCKRCPVCRGPIEERMPVYDV, encoded by the exons TGATGAATTTAAGGATTGTCTTCATGCCCCTGATATTTCTTGAAATGGCGATTTTGTTTGATAACGTCAG GATGTGTAGGGCTTTGATGCCTGGAGATGATGAAAATCTGACCGACGAAGCAGTATGGGAAACTCTTCCG CACTTCTGGATTTCAATATCCATGGTCTTCTTTATTGCTGCCACTGTGTTCACCCTTCTAAAGATATGTG GTGGAGGAAACGAGTTAACTCGCTGTCATACTTTTTTATGGATGAAACCGG GTGATGTTGCAGCTCTAGGATGGTGGGACTTGTTTATTAACTTCGG CATTGCACAGTGCTTTGCGTTTCTTGTTTGTACAAAGTGGCACAATCCAACTATTCATGGAGGCTGTCATATTACAGAACCATGCTCATCGTCAAATACCATAAGATACCTAGACTTTAGGACAGGAGGCTTAGTTGTTTACACAGATGAAGATAGACAGCAAAATGGGTTCTGCAATCTACAGGATATCGGTGGGCATATTATGAAAATTCCATTCATTGGTTTCCAAATACTTCTTTTTATGCATTTAGAG ggAACACCATCCAGTGCAAAGAATCTGCCCCACTGGGTCATTTTTTCCCCACTTTTTTTGTTGCAAGGAGCTGGGGTTTTATTTGCAGCTTATAGATTAATAGAGAAGATAGTTCTTCTACTCTACTGTGGAGATATTCCTGAAAGATACTCAGCCATAGCATCAAAATCCCGTGAGTGCTTTGGGTTCTTTCGACGTGGGTCAAG GTTGCTTGGTTGGTGGTCAATAGATGAAGGAAGTAGAGAGGAAGAAGCTAGACTTTTTTGTGCTGGGAGTCCTGG GTATAATACTTTCACCCCTGATACGGTGAAGAAAATGCCTAGGGCAGATCTGGTTGAGGAG ATTTGGAGACTACAAGCTGCATTGGGCGAGCAGACACAAGTTACAAAATTTAGCCAGGATGAGTATGAAAGACTTCAAAAT GAGAAGATCTTATGCAGAATTTGCTTCGAGGAGCAGATTAATGTGGTCCTACTTCCCTGCAGGCATCACATTCTTTGCAG
- the LOC100799872 gene encoding transcription factor bHLH30, whose protein sequence is MIQEDQGQCSSQAINNYHQAYQEQLLLQQQMQQQQQNNDIFGGGGGLNMYPGAEVSPIMNHHHQPWSMTMPHHHHHHQVHDPFLVPPQPSPYASLFNRRGPSLHQFAYDHHGSSSDHLRIISESLVGPVVQPGSAVPFGLQTELAKMTAQEIMEAKALAASKSHSEAERRRRERINNHLAKLRSLLPSTTKTDKASLLAEVIQHVKELKRQTSVIAETSPVPTEADELTVVDEADEDGNSVIKASLCCEDRSDLFPELIKTLKALRLRTLKAEITTLGGRVKNVLFITGEEADSSSGSTEDHSHHHHQQQQQQYCINSIQEALKAVMEKSVGDHHESASANIKRQRTNIISMS, encoded by the exons ATGATACAGGAAGATCAAGGACAGTGTTCTTCTCAAGCGATCAATAACTACCACCAAGCCTATCAAGAGCAGCTTCTCCTTCAGCAacagatgcaacaacaacaacaaaacaatgatatctttggtggaggaggaggattGAACATGTACCCTGGTGCTGAAGTTTCTCCAATcatgaatcatcatcatcaaccaTGGTCTATGACTATGCcacatcatcatcaccatcatcaGGTTCATGACCCTTTTCTTGTCCCTCCCCAACCTTCACCCTATGCAAGCTTGTTCAACAGAAGAGGTCCTTCTCTTCATCAGTTTGCATATGATCATCATGGTTCATCTTCTGACCATCTTAGGATCATATCTGAATCCCTTGTTGGACCGGTGGTTCAACCCGGTTCAGCAGTACCCTTTGGCCTCCAAACCGAGTTGGCTAAGATGACTGCTCAAGAAATCATGGAGGCTAAGGCCCTTGCAGCTTCGAAGAGTCACAGTGAAGCTGAAAGGAGACGCAGGGAGAGAATCAATAACCATCTTGCTAAGCTCCGCAGCTTGTTGCCTAGCACAACCAAA acAGATAAAGCATCATTGCTAGCAGAAGTGATTCAACATGTAAAGGAGCTGAAGCGTCAAACCTCGGTGATAGCAGAAACGAGTCCGGTTCCGACCGAAGCTGATGAGTTAACAGTGGTAGACGAAGCCGATGAAGATGGAAACTCTGTGATCAAAGCCTCATTGTGCTGCGAAGATAGGTCAGATCTGTTCCCTGAACTAATCAAGACATTGAAAGCGTTGAGGCTAAGAACCCTTAAGGCTGAGATAACAACGCTTGGTGGGCGCGTCAAGAACGTGTTGTTCATCACTGGAGAAGAAGCAGATTCAAGCAGTGGCAGCACTGAGGACCAtagccaccaccaccaccaacaacaacaacaacagtacTGCATTAACTCAATACAAGAAGCTCTTAAGGCTGTGATGGAGAAGAGCGTTGGGGATCATCATGAGTCTGCTTCTGCCAATATTAAGAGGCAAAGGACCAATATAATATCAATGTCCTAG